tgaatcccaccaaaggggacctggtacccgtattcgattgaatcggcctcggggccccatcctgcgttgtcTCCCTCTACTTCAACCGCTGCCATTGAAAAGGTTCCAATCATGGACATCGAAGTTCATGACTGCGAGTCTGAAGACCTCAGACATTGGCAAGCATCCTGCCTGTTCTGCGGGCACTGCTGGTCCAGCTGCAACGGCCTGAGCACTTTCACTCAAAGGACTGAAATAAAAATGACAAAAATATATCATTCAAGGGGCAGCCCAACATTGGAGAAGTGGTCAGCACAAACATAATACTTTAGCATAAAAATCAAGGCATCAACAACCTAGCTAGTCGTTTAATTTGGATATGAAAGTTCATACTAATTTTGCTTACTTTGACTCAGATCTAATACGACTATCTCTACATTACTTGTGATGCATCATTATGCCGTGTCATCTGCATTTTCAACTGAAAAGAAATCTAATTTTGGCATTTTGTTCTCCCCGCGGTACTATTATAGCATTCAACATGACTAGCCTAGGTAGAAAACTGAAGGAACTAACTGAGGGCTTGAGCTAGAAAACTGAAGGAAGTAACCGAGGGCCTGAGCACAACAGGCCATCATCAGGAAAGTAATTATTTTCTTCATATTTAAATTTTAGTTCTGCCATTGACCATACTACTACGATATACAATCGTATTCAACGTGCCTAGCTTAGATAGAGAACTGACTGAAATATTTGAGCACAGCAGGCCTATCGTTCTGTATTTATAAAGATGACAGAGACAAAGGAGTTTGAAAAAACTTATGACTAGTAAGCATAATTGTTACTGCATAAGAAGTTATTGATcgtcattcaaacatgttgatatATATCAGACTTATATGCAAGGAAAGCTtatatcaaatactccctccgtcccacaatataagacgcTTTTGGAAGCTAAACTAGCTTGCAAAAGCGTCTTACattgtgggacagagggagtaatacaTAGTTCTCCTAAGCACATCACTGGATAATAATCAAGTCATACAAAGATTAAGTGATTAACAAATGACAATGAATAGTACTAGCTATTCCATATctaaataagaaacaaaaaaataTATAGGATTGCTTTTAAAATCCCATTAATCATAGGAAGTATGTCATACTGGTGTACTCAGCTTACTTTATCAACAGCGGCTCATATGCGGTGATAACTACATCAGTTGCTGCATCCTTGAGACGTATGTTTGCTAAGTACAGCTGCAAAGGTAGCCCAACGCTCAGTTGAAAAAACAAGCATTAACTGTTGAACCATAATTCCAAGGGATGGGTGTACTCACCCGAACAATGTTCTGTGCTTCTCTGCCTTGCCTCCCTTTTGAAACAGCCTACAGATGCCGAAATCAAGCATGAGATCCTTTAAGTACATTTTATTCACTGCCAGTGCGAAGTGGCCATCATATAATGAATGCCAAGGAACAGAAATATCAAATTATGAGACTGAGCTGACTTGTGCAACTAAAGGTATCATATCCAGGGAAGCACAGGTGAAAACTAATCAACTGGAGGTCGATTGAAGGCAAGGAGCAGGGTAATCTGGATATGGCACAGGACGTTTGCTAACCAGCTTGCCAATTGCAGTTCCAGCCACTGCAGGTGCTTCCCCGGAACGCAGACCAGCCAACTCAACTGTACCAGAGTGCTCGACCACCTAACCGACAAAAAAAATGAGATAAGTTACCAACATGACTAAAATCCACTTGGATCGGAAATTTAACAACCGTGAGTTCATGACAATCCAATGCACATGAAGCAGAGGAATGAAACAAAATTTATAGGGCCAAGCTATTGACAGAGTGGACCAGGATGCTGCTGACATTACCAAGTTATCCCCCGCATCTTGCTCGTTGGCGACGTCGCGCAGGAACCAGAGCGCGCTGCCGCCGTCCTCCACCTCGCCCTTGAGGTCGAGCAGCTCGAAGATGAGGCTCTCGTCACGGGCGGGATCGACGACAACTTCCTGCGTAGGCAGCAGAACCACACACATCGATCAGCACGGGAACGCCCCAACGAGCGCGCTCCAAACAACACTAAACGGGGGCACCGGACGAACCTGGTGGTCGGGGACCTCGCGAGTGTTGCTCACATCCTGACCAAACCAAACAGAAACGGCGTCAGCgcgagcaggaggaggaggtgcaAGGGATGAGTGCGAGGGAGAAGGGCGTTGCAGTACCTGGAACCGGGCGGGTAAGGCGGTGGAGATGGCGCCGCCGAAGAGGGGGCGCCTGGTGCTGCTCTCGCCGGCCATCTTCTGAGCCTCGGGGGTCCTGCGGCTAGACGGCCAAACAAGCTTCTGGAGCCTGGGAGAAGACGGGGGTGGGGGAGAGAGCCGGAGAGGGTCGGCGGGTTCGCGATTCGAGCGAGTTTTATAGGCGGCCGGGGGGAGGGAGGGGAGCGAACTCGCCGCGCGTCGATGCTACGCCACCGCGGCTGCGTGGATGCTACGCCGTGCCAGCGGTTGCTCCGCTTCCTTCCTGCAGCCAGGCAGCCAGAGCATGGTTTTTTTAAAAAACAAATTCGGTTTCCGCAACCAAAATTGCTTAAATCAACGGAACGCCTCTATTAACCGGTAACGGGGTCAAACcggaaaaaaaaaaaaagaggctCGATACCTGGAGCGCTGAGGCGTGGACGTGGGAAGACGGAGCCGAGTGGCGGCGGAGGCGGGATGGTGCGCCGCACGCGGAGACGTCGGCGGCAGGCGTCACGGTGCACGGCCCTGCCCCAGCGGGGAGGACCCTACGCCAGCTTGGTGGAGAATCAGGCGGGTCTGGATCCGTTCGGTGGGGATTAGGGCTAGAAAAGGAGTAGGGCAGAGGAGACCTAGGGTCGGGAAGGTGATGAAATGGAGAGGAGGAATCACCGGCGGTGAGAATGCCTATCAGCGGCGAGTAGGCCTCGAGATCAGTCTCAGCGCCATCCCGTGGAAGCGGCCGTACGGGGCTGAGATTTGGGGGCCAATCGGCAATACTGATCCCGGTGCTAGCGGCCGAACAAGAAAACGTCTGGATTTTGACTCCAATTCCATGATTCCGATGCCAAATGATGGTTACCAAACCAGGTGGAACTAGTAAAATTCGGTTGCGTGATCTACAACCGAATTTGTAACCAGATGCAGAACTAAGAAACCGCTGGCTTTATTAATTGTCAGACGCCTGGAATGTTTTGAGGCGTCAGTCAATTCCGCGCAGCGCATGGCCAAAGACGGGAACACCGTGAGGAGCAGCAGCGAGGAGCGTTGGCTGGACTAGGACCTCTCGGGTGGAGGCGAGGAAGAAACTTAGGCCCCGTTCGGTGTCCATCCGCTTCACTGCTCCGCTTCAGGAGCGGACGGAGCTGCAGTGAAAAGTCTTGGAGCAGGCAAAACCATGCTCCGTAGATCCATGGATTTCAAGGAGCCGGCGCATTGCCGAACGGGGCCTTAATTGAGACAGCAGCGTGGTGGCAATAGGAGGTTGAAGACAAACGTGTCGACATATTTTGGGCCGTTGGATGAAGATCTAGTCCAGGGTAAAAGTGACTggtgaaataaataaaaaaataggtGCCTGATCTATAGGCGTTCCCATCTCTTGCAAGACAGACGGGCTGTAAAATACCCTCACTCCCTGGAATAAATATACTCCATCCTTCTGCAAATGTAACACGCTCTAGCTTTCATCAACACCTCAAAGGAATAAAGCTTTGATCAACAAACAGTTTAAAAAAATGTGAATGATGGGATACAAAAATGATACTGTCGAGGAGTAACTGAAATACGGCATGAATTTTGCGCTACCATATAAGTTAAATATTGTTGACTAACAGTCATTAAAGCAACTGTATCTCAGGAAACACAGACACCTTGCATATCCGGAACTACTACATCCCACAATAACAATATACTTGAAATGCCACATATTGGAATCTGCGGGACTCCAAATGTATGAGCAGATCAAAACAAGTTCCCGCAGATCAACCTTAC
The window above is part of the Triticum aestivum cultivar Chinese Spring chromosome 2A, IWGSC CS RefSeq v2.1, whole genome shotgun sequence genome. Proteins encoded here:
- the LOC123189424 gene encoding ran guanine nucleotide release factor, with the protein product MAGESSTRRPLFGGAISTALPARFQDVSNTREVPDHQEVVVDPARDESLIFELLDLKGEVEDGGSALWFLRDVANEQDAGDNLVVEHSGTVELAGLRSGEAPAVAGTAIGKLAVSKGRQGREAQNIVRLYLANIRLKDAATDVVITAYEPLLINPLSESAQAVAAGPAVPAEQAGCLPMSEVFRLAVMNFDVHDWNLFNGSG